In one Gopherus evgoodei ecotype Sinaloan lineage chromosome 1, rGopEvg1_v1.p, whole genome shotgun sequence genomic region, the following are encoded:
- the POU4F1 gene encoding POU domain, class 4, transcription factor 1 isoform X2, with amino-acid sequence MMSMNSKQPHFAMHPTLPEHKYPSLHSSSEAIRRACLPTPPLQSNIFASLDETLLARAEALAAVDIAVSQGKSHPFKPDATYHTMNSVPCTSTSTVPLAHHHHHHHHHQALEPGDLLDHITSPSLALMAGGGGGGGLISTSAHPHSHMHGLGHLSHPAAMNMPSGLPHPGLVAAHHGAAGQVASAVVGAAGLASICDSDTDPRELEAFAERFKQRRIKLGVTQADVGSALANLKIPGVGSLSQSTICRFESLTLSHNNMIALKPILQAWLEEAEGAQREKMNKPELFNGGEKKRKRTSIAAPEKRSLEAYFAVQPRPSSEKIAAIAEKLDLKKNVVRVWFCNQRQKQKRMKFSATY; translated from the exons ATGATGTCCATGAACAGCAAACAGCCGCATTTTGCCATGCATCCCACCCTACCTGAACACAAGTACCCCTCGCTGCACTCCAGCTCGGAAGCAATAAGAAGAGCCTGTCTACCAACTCCACCG TTGCAGAGCAATATCTTCGCCAGCCTAGATGAGACCCTGCTGGCCCGGGCCGAGGCTCTGGCGGCCGTCGACATCGCCGTGTCCCAGGGCAAGAGCCACCCCTTCAAGCCAGACGCCACCTACCACACCATGAACAGCGTGCCGTGCACCTCCACCTCCACCGTGCCGCTGgcgcaccaccaccaccaccaccatcaccaccaggcGCTGGAGCCCGGGGACCTGCTGGACCACATCACCTCCCCGTCGCTGGCGCTCATGGCCG gcggcggcggcgggggtGGCTTGATCTCCACCTCGGCCCATCCCCACTCGCACATGCACGGCCTGGGCCACCTGTCGCACCCGGCCGCCATGAACATGCCCTCGGGCCTGCCCCACCCGGGGCTGGTGGCCGCTCACCACGGCGCGGCGGGGCAGGTGGCCTCGGCGGTGGTGGGGGCGGCCGGCCTGGCCTCCATCTGCGACTCGGACACGGACCCCCGGGAGCTGGAGGCCTTCGCCGAGCGCTTCAAGCAGCGGCGGATCAAGCTGGGCGTGACCCAGGCCGACGTGGGCTCGGCCCTGGCCAACCTGAAGATCCCCGGCGTGGGCTCGCTGAGCCAGAGCACCATCTGCCGCTTCGAGTCGCTCACCCTGTCCCACAACAACATGATCGCGCTCAAGCCCATCCTgcaggcctggctggaggaggccGAGGGCGCCCAGCGCGAGAAAATGAACAAGCCCGAGCTCTTCAACGGGGGCGAGAAGAAGCGCAAGCGGACTTCCATCGCCGCCCCGGAGAAGCGCTCCCTGGAGGCGTACTTCGCCGTGCAGCCCCGGCCCTCCTCCGAGAAGATCGCCGCCATCGCCGAGAAATTGGACCTGAAAAAGAATGTGGTGCGGGTTTGGTTTTGCAACCAGAGACAGAAGCAGAAAAGGATGAAATTTTCCGCCACCTACTAA
- the POU4F1 gene encoding POU domain, class 4, transcription factor 1 isoform X1, whose protein sequence is MMSMNSKQPHFAMHPTLPEHKYPSLHSSSEAIRRACLPTPPLQSNIFASLDETLLARAEALAAVDIAVSQGKSHPFKPDATYHTMNSVPCTSTSTVPLAHHHHHHHHHQALEPGDLLDHITSPSLALMAGGGGHEGAGGGGGGGGGGGGGGGGGGGGGGGGLISTSAHPHSHMHGLGHLSHPAAMNMPSGLPHPGLVAAHHGAAGQVASAVVGAAGLASICDSDTDPRELEAFAERFKQRRIKLGVTQADVGSALANLKIPGVGSLSQSTICRFESLTLSHNNMIALKPILQAWLEEAEGAQREKMNKPELFNGGEKKRKRTSIAAPEKRSLEAYFAVQPRPSSEKIAAIAEKLDLKKNVVRVWFCNQRQKQKRMKFSATY, encoded by the exons ATGATGTCCATGAACAGCAAACAGCCGCATTTTGCCATGCATCCCACCCTACCTGAACACAAGTACCCCTCGCTGCACTCCAGCTCGGAAGCAATAAGAAGAGCCTGTCTACCAACTCCACCG TTGCAGAGCAATATCTTCGCCAGCCTAGATGAGACCCTGCTGGCCCGGGCCGAGGCTCTGGCGGCCGTCGACATCGCCGTGTCCCAGGGCAAGAGCCACCCCTTCAAGCCAGACGCCACCTACCACACCATGAACAGCGTGCCGTGCACCTCCACCTCCACCGTGCCGCTGgcgcaccaccaccaccaccaccatcaccaccaggcGCTGGAGCCCGGGGACCTGCTGGACCACATCACCTCCCCGTCGCTGGCGCTCATGGCCGGCGGCGGGGGGCACGAAGGGGCCGGCGGGGgcggaggcggcggcggcggcggaggaggagggggaggcggcggaggcggcggcggcgggggtGGCTTGATCTCCACCTCGGCCCATCCCCACTCGCACATGCACGGCCTGGGCCACCTGTCGCACCCGGCCGCCATGAACATGCCCTCGGGCCTGCCCCACCCGGGGCTGGTGGCCGCTCACCACGGCGCGGCGGGGCAGGTGGCCTCGGCGGTGGTGGGGGCGGCCGGCCTGGCCTCCATCTGCGACTCGGACACGGACCCCCGGGAGCTGGAGGCCTTCGCCGAGCGCTTCAAGCAGCGGCGGATCAAGCTGGGCGTGACCCAGGCCGACGTGGGCTCGGCCCTGGCCAACCTGAAGATCCCCGGCGTGGGCTCGCTGAGCCAGAGCACCATCTGCCGCTTCGAGTCGCTCACCCTGTCCCACAACAACATGATCGCGCTCAAGCCCATCCTgcaggcctggctggaggaggccGAGGGCGCCCAGCGCGAGAAAATGAACAAGCCCGAGCTCTTCAACGGGGGCGAGAAGAAGCGCAAGCGGACTTCCATCGCCGCCCCGGAGAAGCGCTCCCTGGAGGCGTACTTCGCCGTGCAGCCCCGGCCCTCCTCCGAGAAGATCGCCGCCATCGCCGAGAAATTGGACCTGAAAAAGAATGTGGTGCGGGTTTGGTTTTGCAACCAGAGACAGAAGCAGAAAAGGATGAAATTTTCCGCCACCTACTAA